Proteins from a single region of Aureibacter tunicatorum:
- a CDS encoding peptidylprolyl isomerase, which translates to MKILKQLTLAVVAIALLFSCDKEKDYLVTFHTPYGDMKAVLFDQTPKHKANFIKLAKSGAFDSTTFHRVIQEFMIQGGDVNQKPNSDKKIEYTVSAEFVDTLIHRRGAIAAARQGDRVNPKKESSGSQFYIVQGKKWTEKELRDQKVDYPKLYKYFTHLVEDVQFNHLEEQVAELQSRRDNDALIELMLKHKDDIEKKYDIELDNPYPQERIDIYTTEGGVPHLDDAYTVFGQVVEGMAVIDSIAKQKTGFRDKPVEDIYMSVEVEEIKKKKLIKLYGNLIH; encoded by the coding sequence ATGAAAATACTAAAACAACTAACACTAGCTGTTGTCGCAATAGCCTTGCTTTTTTCCTGCGACAAGGAAAAAGATTATTTAGTCACTTTCCACACGCCATATGGAGATATGAAAGCTGTGTTATTCGACCAAACCCCAAAGCACAAGGCCAACTTTATCAAACTAGCCAAATCCGGAGCATTTGACAGCACAACTTTTCATAGAGTCATCCAAGAATTCATGATTCAAGGCGGAGATGTCAATCAAAAGCCTAATAGTGATAAAAAAATTGAATATACCGTTTCTGCAGAATTTGTGGACACATTGATTCATCGAAGAGGCGCCATTGCAGCTGCCAGACAAGGCGACAGAGTTAATCCGAAAAAGGAATCCAGCGGAAGTCAATTCTACATAGTCCAAGGGAAAAAATGGACAGAAAAAGAGCTCAGAGATCAAAAAGTCGATTACCCTAAACTCTACAAATACTTCACTCATTTAGTGGAAGATGTTCAGTTCAATCATTTGGAAGAGCAAGTAGCAGAGCTCCAATCCAGAAGAGACAATGACGCTTTGATAGAACTAATGCTTAAGCATAAAGACGATATTGAAAAAAAATATGATATCGAACTCGATAATCCTTATCCTCAAGAGAGAATCGACATTTACACAACAGAAGGCGGAGTTCCGCATTTGGATGACGCGTATACCGTTTTTGGGCAAGTAGTGGAAGGCATGGCAGTCATCGACTCTATCGCCAAACAAAAAACAGGTTTCAGGGACAAGCCAGTTGAAGATATCTATATGAGCGTCGAAGTTGAAGAAATCAAAAAGAAAAAATTGATCAAACTATACGGCAATCTTATTCATTAA
- a CDS encoding SDR family oxidoreductase codes for MKILITGSNGLLGQKLVEIFSNDSNVDLIATSRGGNRLNEGNYAYHDLDVTKEEDVHKIINQYSPHAVIHTAAMTNVDKCEDEKDNCYDLNVNATKYIVEACEKASCFLLHISTDFIFDGNNGPYDENAEPNPINYYGETKLEAEKLVTSSTLNWAIARTVLVYGQAQDMSRSNIILWVKDNLEKGKALKLVTDQLRSPTLAEDLAQGCKLIVEQKAEGIFNVSGDELLTPYEMAIITADFFKLDKNLISAVDGSTFQQRAARPLKTGLLVDKMKKLLGYQPRKLNEGISILTK; via the coding sequence ATGAAAATACTCATTACAGGAAGCAATGGACTTCTAGGCCAAAAATTAGTTGAAATTTTCTCTAATGACAGCAACGTTGACTTAATAGCCACCTCGCGAGGAGGAAACCGACTAAATGAAGGTAACTACGCATATCATGATTTGGATGTAACCAAAGAGGAAGACGTACATAAAATTATTAATCAATACAGTCCTCATGCTGTAATACATACAGCAGCCATGACTAATGTCGACAAATGCGAAGACGAAAAAGACAATTGCTATGATTTGAATGTCAATGCGACAAAATATATTGTCGAAGCTTGTGAAAAAGCTTCTTGTTTCCTCCTTCATATTTCCACTGATTTCATTTTTGATGGAAATAACGGGCCATATGACGAAAATGCCGAGCCGAATCCTATCAACTACTATGGAGAGACTAAACTTGAAGCTGAAAAGCTTGTGACCTCTAGCACATTGAATTGGGCTATAGCAAGAACAGTCTTAGTCTATGGTCAAGCCCAAGATATGAGCAGATCCAATATCATATTATGGGTGAAAGACAATCTAGAAAAAGGCAAAGCCCTTAAACTTGTTACTGACCAGTTAAGATCCCCAACTCTAGCGGAAGATCTGGCTCAAGGTTGCAAATTAATAGTTGAACAAAAAGCAGAAGGAATTTTCAATGTCAGTGGAGATGAACTACTAACTCCATATGAAATGGCAATAATAACAGCTGATTTTTTCAAATTGGACAAAAACTTGATTTCAGCAGTTGACGGATCCACCTTCCAACAGCGTGCCGCAAGACCCTTAAAGACAGGACTTTTGGTTGATAAAATGAAGAAACTGCTAGGGTATCAACCTAGAAAATTAAATGAAGGAATATCTATTTTAACGAAATAA
- a CDS encoding alanine/glycine:cation symporter family protein gives MAQLGGMMLLSTMNQNFGAFVNWLESTIFYSISLNENVSIPLVVVWLMVASIVFTVYFNFINIRGFKHAIDVVRGKYDDPNDTGEVSHFQALTTALSGTVGIGNIAGVALAVSIGGPGATFWMILGGLLGMANKFAECTLAVKYRNVHADGEVSGGPMYYLQKGFAQRGFPIVGKLAAVFFAIACIGGAMGAANMFQINQATQQLVQVTGAENSFFHGNEWVFGLIMATLVGAVIIGGIKSIAKVTDKIVPFMVGVYFLGVMTVLITHIDKVPNALWLIIDGAFNAPAISGGFLGVMVFGFQRAFFSNEAGIGSAAIAHSAAKTDEPVSEGIVALLEPVIDTVVVCTMTALVIIITGEYQTGQTEGVLLTSRAFGSVISWFPSVLSFAVILFALSTIISWSYYGLKAWTFLFGETRQSEMIFKFIFCLTIILGSTVTLGDVFRFSDCMIFSMCIPNVFGLYMFAPELKKDLDAYFAKLKTGEIKEYA, from the coding sequence ATGGCACAGTTAGGAGGGATGATGCTATTATCCACAATGAACCAAAATTTTGGTGCATTCGTGAATTGGCTGGAGAGTACGATTTTTTATTCTATAAGTTTAAATGAAAATGTCAGCATACCGCTGGTGGTTGTTTGGCTTATGGTTGCTTCGATCGTTTTCACTGTATATTTCAACTTTATCAACATTCGAGGCTTCAAACATGCCATAGATGTTGTAAGAGGTAAATATGACGATCCTAACGACACTGGAGAAGTTTCCCACTTTCAAGCCTTGACCACTGCCTTGTCAGGTACAGTTGGAATAGGAAACATTGCCGGAGTAGCATTAGCGGTTTCTATCGGGGGACCAGGCGCTACGTTTTGGATGATTTTGGGAGGTCTACTAGGGATGGCCAACAAATTCGCAGAGTGCACACTTGCTGTAAAATACAGAAATGTGCATGCTGACGGAGAGGTATCTGGCGGACCAATGTATTACCTACAGAAAGGTTTTGCTCAAAGAGGCTTTCCTATCGTTGGCAAGTTGGCTGCGGTATTTTTCGCCATAGCATGTATAGGTGGAGCTATGGGGGCTGCCAATATGTTCCAAATAAACCAAGCGACACAACAACTTGTGCAGGTTACCGGTGCTGAAAACAGCTTTTTCCATGGCAACGAATGGGTATTCGGATTAATTATGGCGACACTTGTAGGAGCTGTGATCATCGGAGGAATCAAAAGCATCGCGAAAGTTACTGACAAGATCGTGCCGTTCATGGTTGGTGTTTACTTCTTGGGAGTAATGACTGTATTGATCACCCATATTGATAAAGTGCCAAACGCCTTATGGCTGATTATTGACGGAGCCTTCAACGCTCCTGCAATCTCAGGAGGTTTTCTTGGTGTGATGGTTTTCGGCTTTCAAAGAGCATTTTTCTCCAATGAAGCTGGAATTGGTTCTGCTGCCATCGCCCATTCTGCGGCTAAAACAGATGAGCCTGTAAGCGAAGGCATTGTAGCTTTATTAGAACCTGTTATCGATACAGTAGTAGTTTGTACCATGACAGCTTTGGTAATCATCATTACCGGAGAATATCAAACAGGACAAACAGAAGGTGTTTTGCTTACTTCAAGAGCTTTTGGAAGTGTAATCAGTTGGTTTCCGTCTGTATTGTCTTTCGCTGTAATACTATTCGCCTTATCAACAATCATTTCTTGGTCATATTACGGACTGAAAGCATGGACTTTTCTATTTGGAGAAACAAGACAATCAGAAATGATTTTCAAGTTTATCTTCTGCCTTACAATTATCCTTGGATCCACCGTAACTTTAGGTGACGTGTTTAGATTCAGTGATTGCATGATTTTCAGCATGTGTATTCCTAATGTATTCGGACTGTATATGTTTGCTCCTGAATTGAAGAAAGACCTTGACGCATATTTCGCCAAATTGAAAACTGGTGAAATCAAAGAATATGCATAA